A portion of the Sus scrofa isolate TJ Tabasco breed Duroc chromosome 5, Sscrofa11.1, whole genome shotgun sequence genome contains these proteins:
- the CCDC59 gene encoding thyroid transcription factor 1-associated protein 26, whose product MAPVRPAPRWRTGSFGTRGEGVSRVGFTNKNVKQRRWRPNHPQAFAGSVREGQGFAFRRKLKIQQNYKKLLWRKKATQTSQDSQFTDKYPDHLKHLYLAEEERLRKQLKKVHPSLLERADQPPSEEQVDRPLPEEPCSTDQALSEEQCSVEQPQPEEQSNLRVNSITISKKNKKKTSNQKAQEEYERIQAKRAAKKQEFERRKQEREEAQRLYKKKKMEVFKILSKKTKKGQPNLNLQMEYLLKKIQEKH is encoded by the exons ATGGCGCCAGTGAGGCCAGCCCCGAGGTGGCGGACGGGGAGTTTTGGGACACGTGGGGAAGGCGTTTCACGGGTCGGATTCACAAACAAGAATGTGAAACAGAGGAGATGGCGACCTAATCATCCTCAGGCCTTCGCGGGAAGCGTTCGCGAGG GACAAGGCTTTGCATTTCGAAGAAAACTAAAGATTCAGCAGAATTACAAGAAATTGCTTTGGAGGAAAAAGGCAACTCAGACCTCACAAGACTCCCAGTTCACAGATAAATACCCTGATCATCTGAAACATCTCTATTTAGCTGAAGAGGAAAGACTCAGGAAGCAACTTAAAAAAGTTCACCCGTCTTTGTTAGAACGAGCTGACCAGCCTCCGTCAGAAGAACAGGTTGATCGGCCTTTGCCAGAAGAGCCGTGTAGCACTGACCAGGCCTTGTCTGAAGAACAGTGTAGCGTTGAGCAGCCTCAGCCAGAAGAACAGAGTAACCTGAGAGTAAA CTCCATtactatttcaaagaaaaataaaaagaaaacatcaaatcaAAAAGCACAGGAAGAATATGAGCGGATACAAGCTAAGCGTGCTGCCAAGAAACAA GAATTtgagaggagaaaacaagagagagaagaagCTCAAAGGctctataaaaagaagaaaatggaagtgtTCAAAATATTGAGCAAAAAGACTAAGAAGGGCCAACCAAACTTAAATTTACAAATGGAgtatcttcttaaaaaaatacaggaaaaacatTAA